In one Phalacrocorax carbo chromosome 16, bPhaCar2.1, whole genome shotgun sequence genomic region, the following are encoded:
- the SLC25A19 gene encoding mitochondrial thiamine pyrophosphate carrier, which translates to MVGYDPEAKCVSTAEAAAAGSASGLVTRVLVSPLDVIKIRFQLQIEQLSARNPGAKYHGILQAAQRIFREEGLVAFWKGHVPAQFLSVGYGAVQFMAFESLTKLVHNVTSYNARDSFVHFVCGGLAACTATVAVQPVDTLRTRFAAQGEPKVYHNLRHAVMTMYQTEGPRTFYRGLTPTIIAIFPYAGFQFAFYNILQQFSEWAIPAEGKKGGNIKNLVCGSCAGIISKTLTYPFDLFKKRLQVGGFEHARAAFGQVRIYRGLLDCMRQIMQEEGPGAFFKGLSPSLLKAAVSTGLVFFWYELFCSLLCALKSSDSTTRKEG; encoded by the exons ATGGTCGGCTACGACCCGGAGGCCAAGTGCGTCTCCACGGCTGAAGCGGCTGCAGCAGGATCAGCGTCTGGCTTGGTCACTCGGGTCCTTGTCAGCCCCTTGGATGTCATCAAGATCCGCTTTCAG CTTCAGATTGAGCAGCTCTCTGCCAGAAACCCAGGGGCTAAGTATCACGGCATCTTGCAAGCTGCACAGCGCATCTTCCGGGAAGAGGGGTTGGTCGCCTTCTGGAAGGGCCATGTTCCCGCTCAGTTCCTTTCAGTTGGCTACGGAGCTGTCCAG TTCATGGCGTTTGAAAGCTTGACAAAGCTGGTGCACAACGTCACCTCATACAATGCCCGCGATTCCTTTGTGCACTTCGTCTGTGGTGGACTGGCTGCTTGCACAGCCACTGTTGCAGTTCAACCTGTTGACACACTACGCACCCGCTTTGCTGCTCAGGGTGAGCCTAAG GTCTATCACAACCTTCGCCATGCAGTGATGACCATGTACCAAACAGAAGGGCCTCGGACTTTCTATAGAGGTTTGACCCCCACAATCATTGCTATCTTTCCGTACGCTGGTTTCCAGTTCGCCTTCTACAACATCCTGCAACAGTTTTCTGAATGGGCGATTCCAgctgaagggaagaaaggag gTAACATTAAAAACCTTGTTTGCGGCAGCTGCGCCGGAATCATCAGCAAAACCCTCACTTACCCTTTTGACCTCTTCAAAAAACGACTGCAAGTGGGTGGCTTTGAGCATGCCCGGGCGGCCTTTGGGCAG GTACGGATATATAGGGGTCTCCTGGACTGCATGAGGCAGATCATGCAAGAGGAGGGCCCGGGTGCATTCTTTAAGGGCCTTTCACCCAGCTTGCTGAAGGCTGCTGTCTCTACTGGCCTTGTCTTCTTTTGGTATGAGCTgttctgcagcctcctgtgtGCCCTGAAGAGCAGCGATAGCACCACGAGGAAGGAGGGCTGA